The Vicingaceae bacterium genome segment GGAAAATTCATGAGAAACATATTCCTTCCATGGGAGGCATAATCATGTTTGCCGCAACACTTATTTCATTCTTTTTTTGGTATCCAATTAATGATATTCATATAACAAGGTTTTTGGTACCATCGATAATAATATTGGTTTTCATCGGTATAAAAGACGATATCATCGGCACATCGGCTGTATATAAATTATCGGCGCAAATTTTTGTGGCATTGTTGATGACCTTAGCGGCGGATGTCAGAATAACCGGTTTTCACGGATTGTTCGGTATAAGGGAAATTCCGGAGTATTTGTCGGTATTATTCACGGTATTTACGTTTATAGTTATCATCAATTCGTTTAATTTGATTGACGGTATTGATGGACTTGCGGGAGGAATTGGATTCAACACCGCATTTTGGATGGGTGTTTGGTTTGTCTTGGCCGGAAACAACCTGATGAGTGTATTGGCTTTTGCATTGTCCGGTTCCTTATTGGCATTTTTAATTTTCAATATGCAGCCTGCGAAAGTTTTTATGGGAGATACAGGATCATTGTTTATTGGTTTGTTGATGGCTGTGTTATCTATAGTTTTGATTGAATATGACAAAGATCTGCTTCCCCATTATATGAAAACATTATCCAAGCCATTGTTGGGTATGGCTATGTTGAGCTATCCTTTATTTGATACATTGAGAGTTTTTTTTATCAGGATCATGAAAGGCAGGTCTCCATTTTTGCCGGACCGCAATCATATTCACCACTTATGGATTGATCTTGGGAAATCGCACAAGCAAGCCACATTTATTTTAGTTTTTTCGAATATTTTTATAGTAATGGTGACAGTATTGGCTACGTATTTTCTTGAAAGTTTACCGGCATTTTTATTGTCATTTGGCACTACTTTCCTGGTTTATTTGTGGCCATGGTTTTTAAAAGAAAAGTCAAAGAAATGACCATTGCGGGCAAATTGAAATATTTGATTTTTATTTTTTTGATGTCTTCATCAATTTTACATGCACAAACGGCCTGGTTATCTCATCCCGTCAAGTTCCTGGCAGTAGAAAAGCAATTGCTCGAGAATAATTATTTTCCGTTGTCATTTCCATTCTTAACGCCTCAAGACACTATCATTCAATCGAATTATTTCAAAAAGAATTCAAACTTTTACCTGTTGCCTTTGATCAATAGCTTTGCCGTATTGGGATCAAACATGCAATATGCCGACACTTACAACGAATATAATGGAATGTATGTCGAACCCGGCTTGGGAATGTTTTATCGGTATAAGAGACATACATTCACAGCATCCATTCAAGGCAGTTTTTTTTTACCGACAGATTCACTTCCGGCAGCATACGGAAATTATGCCCCGGTGCCGGGATTTTCCAAAGGTTATGATATAAATGGACGGATAGGCGCGTCGAATTATGGAGAGTTTGTTTGGAAATATCATTCTAAAAAATATTTTTCTTTCTCGGCAGGAATAGGGAAATATCAGATAGGAAACGGGTTACGTTCATTGTTGCTTTCGCAAGAATCGACATCTTATCCTTTTTTGGCGGCAAATGTAAACTTGGGAAAATTGTCCTATACGCACGTGCTTTGTTTTTGGAATGATTTCATTGTGCTAAATGACCTAAATGGAAATAATTATACAGTATTTGCATCCAAACCCGGGGTTTTTCATTATTTAACCTACAGACCTTTTCGTTGGTGGGAGTTTGGTTTGTTTGAGTCGGTGATTTGGCAAGGACAAAACGGTAGGATGCACCGAGGTGTTGAATGGGCCTATCTCAATCCGGTGATATTTATTCGGCCTGTTGAGTTTTCGATGGGGTCGGCAGATAATGTATTGGCCGGTTTTCAAAATTTATTCAGGGGCAAAAAATGGATTTTTTATCAGCAATTGATGTTGGATGAGTTTTTGTTGGAGGAGATCAGAAAACAACAGGGATGGTGGGGAAATAAATTTGCTTTTCAAACAGGATTTACGTTATATGATATTTTAGGTTTGAAAAATATATTTTTGAAAGGTGAATTGAATGTAATCAGACCATTTACGTATACACATGAGACAAAAAATGCCAACAATTTGGGAATACAAAACTACAGTCATAACCGGCTGCCATTGGCTCATCCATTTGGTGCAAATTTGATGGAGTATATTTTATGGGCCGGTTGGGATAACCAACAATGGCATGTTTCAGCCACATATTCATTTATGCGGCAAGGCAGGGATTCTGTAAATACCAATTTAGGCAGCAATATTTTTTTATCATACTCTACCAGAACCAGAAATTATGCCAATAGATTTTTACAGGGACTGCCTTATATTCATCGTTCAATAGGGATAAATATTCAATACAAAATGGGTTTGAACCATGCATTTTTTATTCAGGTAAAAAGTATGTCTGAAGAATATGGAAGACAAAAAAATGTAAGCTTACTATTGAAAGCGGGAATTCAGACATATTTTAACCGGCAAGGTTTGAAAAAAATTTGAATTTTCTGGAGTTTTTTTCCTAAAATTGCCCTGTCAAATTTATGAAGACAGTTACCTATCATATCCAAAGGACCGTTGCAGACAAGTTAGTAGATTATTTGGAATTGTCAAAAGTCAGGTTGAATATATTGGTGGTTTTCTCTTCTGTGTTGGGTTATTTAATTGGATATAACGAAAGCCAAAACTCTTTTTTTGAATTGTTTTTTTTGACCGTTGGAGGATTTTTGGTTACAGCATCGGCCAATACCTTCAATCAAATACTGGAAAAGGATTTCGATGCATTGATGCAAAGGACACAAAACCGTCCTTTACCGGCAGGACGTGTTTCTATACAAGAAGCATTGATATTTGGGGCAATAACATTAATTTTCGGACTTGTAATGTTGGGGGCAGGAATTCATCCACTTGCCGCTATTTTGGCATTTTTATCCTTTTTTATTTATGTGTTTGTATACACGCCAATGAAAAGAATTTCCATAGTGTCTGTCGTTATTGGCGCATTCCCGGGAGCTATCCCGCCATTGTTGGGGTGGGTTGCCGCAACAAAAAGTTTTGGACTTGAAGGGGGCTTATTGTTTGCCTTGCAATTTGCCTGGCAGTTCCCACATTTTTGGTTAATTGCCCGAAAGGGACAAGAAGATTATTTGAAGGCGGGATACAAAATAGTGCCATGGGATGGAAAAAAAGACCAATTGTTTAAATACTTATTGGCCGGTTCTGTATGGATAATGTTGCCGGTTTCTTTTCTATCATATTACTATCAATTAAATGGCAAAATGTATTTATGGGCAGCCGTGCTTTTGGGAATAATCATTTGGTTGACGTCTGTTTTATATCTCAAAGATGAAAAAAAGTATTTTAGAAATTTGATAATATATACACTTTTATATTTGCCATTGATACAGCTTTTTTATTGGTTTGACAAAATTTGGATTTAATGAATGCAAGCATGGGATATTCAATGGAAGACGATATAAAGCAGCAGCAGGAGAGAAGTGCTCTTCCTATGTTGTGGATAGGAATTGTGAGCATTGTGATGTTATTTGCCGGCTTTACCAGTGCTGCTATTGTCAGCCATATGTCCGGGTCTTGGATTCATATAAAGCTCCCATGGTATTTCATTGCCAGTACTGCCATCATTGTTGCTTCGAGTTTTACCTATCATTATGCCTTCAAATTAATGCAGCGCAAAGAATTGGCTTTTTCGGTCAGATGGATAATTTTGTCATTGATATTAGGCGCAGGGTTTGGAATTTTCCAATACTTAGGTTGGAAAGAACTGGTTAAACAAGGGGTATATTTCACCGGGCCGACAGCCAATCCGGCCGGATCGTATTTTTATGTCATTACTTTTGTCCATTTCCTGCATTATATTGGAGGAATCATCAGTATGTTGGTAGTTTACTTCCGTGCAAAATCGGGCAAATATTTAGAAAAATCAACCGGATTTAAAATAAGTTTAATTTATTGGCATTTTTTAGATGTCCTTTGGTTATATTTGTACGCTTTTTTATATTATTTAATAAACAATTGATATGGGAGCAAATACAACAGCAGTAGATGCTAAAACAGCATGGGGTGGAGGAAGAGCCCCTTTCGGCATCAGTTACGGAAAAATGATGATGTGGTTTTTTTTGATTTCTGATGCTTTGACATTCGGAGGATTTCTTGCTTCTTACGGTCTAACCAGACATCACTTCCAAGACATTTGGCCCAGTGCCGAAAATGTTTTCACGCATTTCCCGTTTTTGGAAGGCGATCATCCCCTTTTGTATGTGGCTTTTATGACCTTTATTTTGATTATGAGTTCGGTGACTATGGTGTTGGCTGTGGAAGCCGGTCACAGAATGAGCAGACGGGAAGTGTTGATTTGGCTTGGCTTAACTATTCTTGGAGGTTTAATTTTCGTCGGTTCTCAGGCCTGGGAATGGTATCACTTTATTCATGGTACTGAGCTTGGTGCCGTTGAATTAGGTAAAGGATATTTGACATTGCCATCCGGACAGGTGGTGGAAACTAAAGGGATTATTGCCAGGTGGGCTTCTGAAGCCAAAGATACATTGTTGTTGCCATGGAAAGATGATGCCGGCAATTATATTGCCTTGACAGGTCAAGAAATGCAAAAAGTATTGGCAGGAGCAAAAGAAATTTTTGGAGCAAATTTGATACATAATGAATACGGAGTGCCTGCTTTTGGCGACTTTTTCTTCTTTATAACCGGGTTCCACGGTACACACGTTTTCAGTGGTGTTGTATTGAATTTTGTTATCTTTATCAATGTAATTAAAGGCACATACGAAAAAAGAGGTCATTACGAAATGGTCGAAAAGGTCGGTTTATATTGGCACTTTGTAGACCTTGTCTGGGTTTTTGTTTTTACGTTCTTTTATCTTGTTTAATTTTAAAAATTTATTGATATGTCACATCATGAACATCATCAAGGGCATGCACACGAACCGTATGAGTTTGCGGTGCATCATTCAGAAGAAGAAGGAAAAAAAATCAGAAGAACACTTTGGAATGTGTTCTGGATATTATTGATAGTTACCACTATTGAGGTCTTATTGGGTATTTTCTGGAAAAGTTGGGGATTCTCATGGCCTATTGTGAAAAATACGTTTATTTTCATGACCATTTTAAAGGCCTACTATATAGTTGCATACTTCATGCACTTAAAAGATGAAGCCCGTAGCTTCATTTATGTGATTGTCATGCCATACATCTTGTTTATTATTTATTTGTCATACATCTTGATATACGAAGGTTATTCTTTACATTTTCTAGATTTATGGTTTAAATAAATGGAAGTATCAAAATCAAAGATTTGGAAGGCAGCAATTGTATTGATCATACTCTTGTTGCCTTCTTTATTTTACTTGTTTTTATTCAGCGGTAAACATTTGCATCAATCGTTGCCATATTTTGGTCCCAAAAAACTTGTTGAGAAGGAAGGGAAATTCGATACGGTCTATTTTACAATTCCTTCTTTCCGGCTTTTGGATCAAGACAGCACCCCATTTACAAGAGATTCTATGCATGGGTATATTTATGTAGTTGACTTCTTCTTTGCAACTTGTCCCACCATTTGCCCCAAAATGGCTACACATATGCACAATCTTCAAGAAAAATTTAAAGATTATCCGCAAGTGAAATTTTTGTCAATTACCGTGAATCCCGAACACGACACTCCCACCGTTTTAAATGACTATGCAAAAAAGGTACATGCCGGACCAAATTGGAAATTTCTCACCGGTGAAAAAGATTCGATATACAATCTGGCATTTACGGGATTTTTTGTAAGTGCTATGAAAGACACATTGGCTCCCGGTGGATTTCTCCATTCCCCTTATTTGATATTACTGGATAAAGAAGCACATATAAGAGGTTATTTTGACGGAACATCCACCACCGAAACCAAAAAACTTGAAGATGCCTTGAAAATACTTCTCTACGACGATTTTAAAGCCAAGAAAAAGAAATGACAGTTTTTACAAATAAAAAATTCATATGGACTGTCACAATAATTTTACCTTTAGCCGTGGCAGCATTAAAATATATACCAAAGTTTGAAGGTCCTTCATGGACAAGTTCGATGCCCTTGTTTTCAGCAATTATCAATTCAATAACGGCAATAGTTCTAGTTTGGTCGGTGGTCAACGTAAAAAAAGGGAACATAGAAAAACACCGTAAAGGTATGATAACTGCTTTGATATTGTCCACACTGTTTTTGTTAAATTATGTATTTTATCACATTACCAACGAAGATACACCTTATCCCGAAGAAGCGCCTTTGCGTTATGTTTATTATTTTATTTTAATTACACATATTTTTTTGTCGGGTATAATTGTGCCTATGGTTTTATTTACTCTTAGACATGCATTAATGAATAATATTGAACAACACCGCAGGTTGGCAAAAATTACTTTTCCATTATGGTTGTATGTTGCTGTTACAGGAGTTTTGGTTTATGTTTTTATGGCTCCTTACTATCACTAACAAAAAATGACTACAATTTCAATGATTTAAATGCATAAATTTGCATAAAAATTTTTCGCGATGAAAAAAGCAGGCATTTTCATATTTTTTATCTTTTTGAATATTGTATCTTTTGCGCAATGTGCCATGTGTCGTGCATCTGTGGAGAGTTCACAACAAGCCGGCGAAACATGGGCGAATGGCTTCAACAGTGGAATTCTATATCTTATGGCTGTGCCTTATGTGGCTTTTGCCGTGATTGCCTGGTTGTATTATAAAAATTATTATTCGAAAAATAAAAATTAGAGTCAATTTATTATGCAAAAGAGAAAAAAATGTGAGGAGAGCCATGATTAATGGTAAGATAATTTTATGAATTTGCTTGTAAACCCGCTAAGGAGAAATCATAGTTAAAGATAAATAATGCCCTTCGGTGAAAAATCCGGAGGGTTTTTTATAGAAAATAAAACAAAAATGAAAACATCTATAAAAGATGAAATAGAAAAACGAATACTGGTGCTTGATGGAGCCATGGGCACAATGATACAGCGTTTTAAACTTGAAGAAGCCGATTATCGGGGTGAAGAATTTAAAAATTGGCCGGTAGATTTAAAAGGCAACAATGATTTATTGACATTGACACGCCCGGATGTGATAGCATCTATACATCGGTCCTATATGGAAGCAGGAGCAGACATCATAGAGACCAACACATTCAATGCTCAAAAAATTTCGCTGGCCGATTATGCAATGGAAGCATTGGCTTATAGAATCAATTTTGAAGCTGCAAAATTGGCAAAAGAAACAGCCGGACAATTTATGAAGGAAAATCCGGAAAGAAATGTCTGGGTGGCAGGTTCGATTGGTCCCACAAACAAAACGCTGTCATTGTCGCCCGACGTAAATAATCCGGGGTTTCGTGCATTGGATTGGGACACTCTTCTTGACGCTTATATGGAACAGGTACAGGGTTTGGTGGACGGAGGAGTGGATTTGCTGATTGTTGAAACTGTTTTCGATACGCTCAATGCCAAATGTGCCTTAATGGCCATTAGACGTGTCTTTCAGCAAAAAACAGTCGAGTTGCCGGTGATTGTCTCCGGAACCATTACCGATGCCAGCGGCCGTACATTGAGCGGCCAAACATTAGAAGCATTTTTAATATCTGTGTCACATTTTCCTTTGTTTGCCATAGGTTTAAATTGTGCATTAGGAGCCCGTCAATTACGCCCGTTTATAGAAGAATTGAGTCAGAAAGCACCATTTTATGTGAGCGCATATCCCAATGCCGGATTGCCCAACCATTTTGGAGAATATGACGAAACACCTGAAGAGACAGCGGAGTATATCAAAGATTTTCTTCAATCCGGATGCGTCAACATAGTAGGAGGTTGTTGTGGAACGACACCGGAACACATACGTCTTATAGCAGACGCAGCCAAAGGAGCAACACCACGGAAGATTCCTGAATTGCCGAAGTATCTTCAGCTGAGTGGGCTGGAATCATTCACACTCAGACCGGATAGTAATTTCATGAACATCGGCGAAAGAACCAACATTACAGGGAGTAAAAAGTTTGCAAGATTGGTGAAAGAAAACAATTGGCAAGAAGCGTTGGATATTGCCCGTGAACAAGTGGAAAATGGAGCACAAGCCATAGATATTTGCATGGACGAAGCCATGGTTGATGGACAACAAGCCATGAAAACCTTTTTAAGGTTGATTGCATCCGAACCCGATATTGCCCGGGTGCCCATCATGATAGATTCGTCTAAATTCAATATCATTGAAGAAGGGCTAAAAAATATTCAAGGCAAAGGAATAGTCAATTCAATTTCTCTTAAAGAAGGCGAAGAAGAATTTATTCGTCAGGCCCGGCTTATAAAACAATATGGCGCAGCAGTGATTGTCATGGCATTTGACGAAAAGGGACAGGCAGACACACTTGACCGAAGAATCGAGATTTGTCGGCGTTCCTATGACTTGTTGATCAATGTTGTTGACTTCCCTGCTCAGGACATCATATTTGATCCCAATATTTTTCCCATTGCGACCGGCATGAAAGAACACAGACGCAATGCCCTTGATTTTTTTGAAGCCACCAAATGGATAAAAGAAAACCTGCCATATGCCAAAGTGAGTGGGGGAGTTAGCAATGTATCGTTTTCATTCAGGGGAAACAATGCCATACGTGAAGCCATACATGCATGTTTTCTTTATCATGCCATACGTTATGGAATGGATATGGGTATAGTGAATCCGGCACAATTGGTGGTTTATGAGACAATTGATCCTCAATTGCGCCAACTAATCGAGGATGTACTATTTGACAGGTATGACGGAGCAGATGAAAAATTAATCGAATTTGCACAGTCATTCTCTGATAAAGGACCGGTTGCTACTTCAAAGGATCAAGAAAATGAATGGCGAAAAATGCCTTTGGAAGAACGAATTGCACATTCACTTGTAAAAGGTATAGATGCTTATGTTGAAAAAGATATGCACGAAGCATTGGAAAAATATGCAACGCCATTGGAGATTATCGAAGGTCCTTTGATGAAAGGAATGAACATAGTAGGAGAGTTGTTCGGAAGCGGAAAAATGTTTTTGCCACAAGTAGTGAAAAGTGCCAGAGTGATGAAAAAAGCTGTGGCAGTGCTTGAACCTTATATGAACAGAATGCAAAAAAATGAGGTGCAGCAAGCAAAAGCAAAAATATTGTTAGCCACCGTGAAAGGCGATGTGCATGATATCGGTAAAAATATAGTGAGTGTTGTTTTGGGATGCAATGGTTATGAAGTGATAGATTTAGGTGTGATGGTTCCTTGTGAAAAAATATTGGAAGAAGCAGAGAAAAATCAAGTAGATCTAATAGGTCTGAGTGGGTTGATAACTCCGTCATTGGATGAAATGGTATTTGTGGCAAAAGAAATGCAACGCAAAAATTTCAAATTACCATTATTGATTGGTGGAGCCACAACTTCTAAAATTCATACTGCAGTAAAAATAAAGCCACAATATGAAAATGCTCCGGTTGTGTATGTTCCGGATGCATCCCAAACAGTGCAAATTATTAACGGTTTGCTTGGTAACAACAAAAATGAATTTATATCAAAAACCGAACAGGAATATAAGAAGTTACAGGAACTGCACGCAGGAAGAACCGATAAAAGCCAATGGATCGCATTGAAAGATGCAAGAAAAAATCCGTTCCGCCCCGATTTCAATCAATACATTCCACACAGGCCCTCTGTGATTGGAAAACCCATTACCATCACTGCCGGTATATCCACATTAAAAAATTACATCGATTGGGGGCCGTTCTTTATGACCTGGCAATTTTCGGCAAAATTTCCCGATGTATTGAATCACCCCAGTTATGGGGAAGAAGCAAAAAAACTATATCATGATGCTCTTGAGATGATGGAGTTTCTAGAGAATAGTGGAAAATTCGAGGCGAAAGGAGTGGTTGGTTTTTGGCCTGCTTTAAGTAATGAAAACGATGAAATTTATCTTTATGACAAAGAAGGAGCCGAAAGGCCGGTCATGACTCTTCACACTTTACGTCAACAACAGAGGAAGCGTGAGGAAGAACCAAATTATTCGTTGTCGGATTTTATCGCCCGGAAAGGAACCGGTATTGATGATTATATGGGTGCTTTTGTGGTTTCTGCCGGATTACAAGACAGATATTTTATCGATATGTTCAGAAAAGAAAATGATGATTACAAAGAGATATTGTATAAGTCGGTAACCGATCGATTGGCCGAAGCATTTGCAGAGTATTTGCACGAAAAAGTAAGAAAAGAAATTTGGGGCTATGCACCGGATGAAAATCTAAGCAATGATGATTTAATCAAAGAAAAGTATCAAGGAATTCGTCCGGCACCGGGCTATCCGGCATGCCCCGATCATACGGAAAAAATTAAATTGTTCCAATTGTTGAATGCAGAAGAAAATACCGGAGTCAAATTGACCGAAAATCTTGCTATGGATCCTCCATCGAGTGTCTGTGGATGGTATTTTGCACATCCTCAAGCAAGATATTTTGCAATAACAAAAATTTTGCCCGATCAGCTTGAAGATTTGGCCGGCAAAAAAGGAGTAGCAATGGAAGAAATGAAAAAATGGCTTGGATATTTATTGTTGGAATGAAAATGCACGTTTTTTTCAATTCTTAAAAATAAAATTCTTGACATTGCATTTAAATTTAATTGTAAAAGAAATAAACACCAATAAATAGAAATTTTTGAAAAAACTATCAATCATTTCATTTTCATTTTGTAATAATTGAGACGAAATTCTATATTTGCAGCCCTAAATTTTTTATACATGCAAAACAGAGGATTAATTTTAGTATTTACCATTTTGTTGGCATTAACAAGTTTATATCAGCTTTCGTTCACCTGGGTGGCCAACAAAGTAGAACAAGATGCTTATGAATTTGCCAAAGGTGATCCCGTGTTGATGGAGCGTTATCTTGATTCGGTATCCACAGAAAAAGTATATCCATTATTTGGGTTTACTTATGAAGAAGTGAAAAAGCACGAACTTAACTTGGGTTTGGATTTGAAGGGTGGAATGAATGTGGTGCTGGAGGTTGCTGTGGAGGATGTGGTAAAAGGGTTGGCCAATAATCCCAAAGATACACTGCTCAATAAAGTTATCAAAAAAGCCATTGAAAAGAAAAAATCTTCCAATCTTGATTTTATCACAGTTTTTGGGGAGGTATTTGAAAAAGAGGTTCCCAATGGCCGGTTGATTCAATATTTTTATTCTCCTCAGACAAAAGATTACCTGTCTCGAGATGCTTCAAATGAAGAAGTATTGGCTTATCTCAGAAAAGAAGCAAATGATGCAATAGACCGTACGTATCAAGTAGTAAATATCAGAACATCACAATTTGGAGTAGCACAGCCCAACATACAAAGATTGGAAGCAACCGACAGGATATTGGTAGAATTGCCCGGAGTAAAAAATAAAGAAAGAGTCAGAAAATTGTTGCAAGGTACAGCAAAACTCGAATTTTGGGAAACATATGAGAATGCAGAGATTTATCCCAAGTTGGCTGAAGTAAATGACCGTCTGGCAAAAATTTTATACAAATCAGATAATAAAAGTGATTCCACTGCCAATGAAAACAAGCAAGCTACGGATAGTTTACAAATTACCGGAAATGCCGTTTCGCAAGATACTACCGGAAAAGATACAGAAGATGATTTCCTAAAAGAATTGACCGGAGAAAATGATGGAACGTCCACTTCGACAGACGACAGCCTGGCTTCTGATACTGCTGCAGCAAAAACATTTGAAGAGTTTGCCAGGAAAAATCCTTTGTTTGCCATATTACGTCCTGCCATTTTTCAAAACGAACAAGGTCAATATACCTATCAAGAAGGTCCTGTAGTGGGATATATAGCCATTAAAGATACCGGCAAGTTAAATCGTTATCTTGCCATGCCCGAGGTGCAAAAAATATTACCCAAAAATTTGAAATTGCTTTATACGGCCAAACCATACGATGAAGAAAAGAAATTTTTGCAGGTGGTGGCTATTAAAGTGACTCGTCGCGATGGGAAAGCTCCATTGGAAGGGGATGTGGTGGTAGATGCAGTCCAGGATTTTGGTCAGTTCGGTGGTAAACCTGAGGTGCAGTTAAAGATGAATCCATCAGGAGCCAATGCTTGGAAATTGCTGACACGCGACAATATTGGCAAAAGCATTGCCATAGTTTTGGATAATCATGTGTATTCATTCCCTACTGTTCAAACCGAAATAGCAGGAGGTATTTCTCAAATTACCGGTAATTTTACCATTGAAGAAGCCCAGGATTTAGCCAATATATTAAAAAGTGGAAAATTGCCGGCTCCGGCACGCATTGTTCAAGAAGCAGTTGTTGGGCCTTCTTTGGGTAAAGAGTCAATACAAGCCGGTCTGACTTCTTTTATCATAGCTCTTTTGTTGGTCTTCGCTTATATGATTTTTTACTATAGCAAAGCAGGATTGATATCGGATGTTGCATTGATTGCCAATATTTTCTTTATTCTTGGAGCACTTGCATCCACCAGTCTGGCTTTGACGTTACCCGGTATTGCCGGTATAGTGTTGACAGTCGGTATGTCTGTAGATGCCAATGTGCTTATTTATGAAAGGATACGTGAAGAATTAAGTTCCGGCAAAAGTTTAAGGTTGGCCATAGAAGAGGGGTATAAAAATGCTTATTCTTCAATTTTAGACAGTAACATCACCACATTGTTAACGGGCATTGTTTTATGGGTGTTTGGTACAGGTCCTATCGAAGGTTTTGCCACAACCTTGGTTATTGGTATTCTCACATCTTTATTTTCAGCTATATTTATTACCAGGTTAATCATATCTTATCAATTAGATAAAAATAAGTCGATAGATTTTTACACTAAATTCACACAAAACCTTTTCCAAAATATCAACATAGATTTTCTTGGAAAAAGAAAAATATTTTATGGAATATCGTCGACTATTATCCTGATTGGGATTGTTTCTTTAGTCGTAAGAGGATTGTATCTTGGTGTGGACTTTAAAGGAGGACGCACTTATGTGATTCGTTTTGACAAAGTATTGCCGACAACAGAAATTGTCAATGCTTTAAAAACCACGTTAGTAGATGACAAAGGCAACACATATGTGCCGGAAGTGAAGACATATGGCACCCCAAATACAGTTAAAATCACCACAGCCTTTTTAATCGATTCTGATGATGAAAATGCAGACAACATCGCAGAGGAAAAAATAAAAGAGGGCTTGAATAAATTGAACGCCAATTATGAAATTTTAGAAACTCAAAAGGTAGGACCTACCATAGCCGATGACATAAAAACAGCGGCTTTTTGGTCTGTAATTTTTTCTTTGTTGATTATATTTGTGTATATTTTGTTCCGCT includes the following:
- the ctaB gene encoding protoheme IX farnesyltransferase, which codes for MKTVTYHIQRTVADKLVDYLELSKVRLNILVVFSSVLGYLIGYNESQNSFFELFFLTVGGFLVTASANTFNQILEKDFDALMQRTQNRPLPAGRVSIQEALIFGAITLIFGLVMLGAGIHPLAAILAFLSFFIYVFVYTPMKRISIVSVVIGAFPGAIPPLLGWVAATKSFGLEGGLLFALQFAWQFPHFWLIARKGQEDYLKAGYKIVPWDGKKDQLFKYLLAGSVWIMLPVSFLSYYYQLNGKMYLWAAVLLGIIIWLTSVLYLKDEKKYFRNLIIYTLLYLPLIQLFYWFDKIWI
- the ctaE gene encoding cytochrome oxidase subunit III, giving the protein MGYSMEDDIKQQQERSALPMLWIGIVSIVMLFAGFTSAAIVSHMSGSWIHIKLPWYFIASTAIIVASSFTYHYAFKLMQRKELAFSVRWIILSLILGAGFGIFQYLGWKELVKQGVYFTGPTANPAGSYFYVITFVHFLHYIGGIISMLVVYFRAKSGKYLEKSTGFKISLIYWHFLDVLWLYLYAFLYYLINN
- a CDS encoding cytochrome oxidase subunit III, encoding MGANTTAVDAKTAWGGGRAPFGISYGKMMMWFFLISDALTFGGFLASYGLTRHHFQDIWPSAENVFTHFPFLEGDHPLLYVAFMTFILIMSSVTMVLAVEAGHRMSRREVLIWLGLTILGGLIFVGSQAWEWYHFIHGTELGAVELGKGYLTLPSGQVVETKGIIARWASEAKDTLLLPWKDDAGNYIALTGQEMQKVLAGAKEIFGANLIHNEYGVPAFGDFFFFITGFHGTHVFSGVVLNFVIFINVIKGTYEKRGHYEMVEKVGLYWHFVDLVWVFVFTFFYLV
- the yozB gene encoding hypothetical protein gives rise to the protein MTVFTNKKFIWTVTIILPLAVAALKYIPKFEGPSWTSSMPLFSAIINSITAIVLVWSVVNVKKGNIEKHRKGMITALILSTLFLLNYVFYHITNEDTPYPEEAPLRYVYYFILITHIFLSGIIVPMVLFTLRHALMNNIEQHRRLAKITFPLWLYVAVTGVLVYVFMAPYYH
- a CDS encoding undecaprenyl-phosphate alpha-N-acetylglucosaminyl 1-phosphate transferase yields the protein MVWGEAILSLLTAFLIALVSYPVYIKVAIYKRLFDVPDKERKIHEKHIPSMGGIIMFAATLISFFFWYPINDIHITRFLVPSIIILVFIGIKDDIIGTSAVYKLSAQIFVALLMTLAADVRITGFHGLFGIREIPEYLSVLFTVFTFIVIINSFNLIDGIDGLAGGIGFNTAFWMGVWFVLAGNNLMSVLAFALSGSLLAFLIFNMQPAKVFMGDTGSLFIGLLMAVLSIVLIEYDKDLLPHYMKTLSKPLLGMAMLSYPLFDTLRVFFIRIMKGRSPFLPDRNHIHHLWIDLGKSHKQATFILVFSNIFIVMVTVLATYFLESLPAFLLSFGTTFLVYLWPWFLKEKSKK